The Taeniopygia guttata chromosome 22, bTaeGut7.mat, whole genome shotgun sequence genome has a window encoding:
- the RETSAT gene encoding all-trans-retinol 13,14-reductase isoform X2, producing MWLQALFFLVPLLLLLLLLLSRMLPRVSGSRNPFATDSRRPPAPLVTDKAVRRTVVKTVFSAEKVPPGLDAIVVGSGIGGLAAAALLAKAGWRVLVLEQHGKLGGCCHTFTEKGFEFDTGIHYVGQMQEGSLMRFLVDQLTDGQLEWAPLPAIYDAVVLGDPQAAGRTFHIHSGKREYFRRLKEQFPGEAAAIDEFQRLLKSTGRGVVLLGILKMLPRFLAGLLIRSRLLPRLCSFCQLASRSLKEVVDGLTPNPELRAVLSYIFPTYGVLPSKASFSMHSILVNHFLHGAWYPKGGAGEIAFHTIPVIRKAGGDVFGKAPVQRILLDAQGRACGVSVKKGQDSVDILAPVIISDAGIFNTYERLLPAEARALPEIQAQLRMVSHGEGGFTVFVGLSGSREELGLEPTNYFMFPGNDLDGMMKRYLASSREEAANNIPLLFVTSPSAKDPTWEMRHPGKSTLAIVTFARYEWFEEWKDKQVHKRGDDYEDLKKTFVDAIMQTVSKLYPRIEGRGRICAWGVSWEPCKEPSSAPAPSSSATSTRTWRG from the exons ATGTGGCTGCAGGCGCTGTTCTTCCTcgtcccccttctcctcctcctcctcctcctcctctcccgcATGCTCCCCCGGGTCTCGGGCAGCCGCAACCCCTTCGCCACCGAcagccgccgcccgcccgccccgctgGTCACCGACAAGGCTGTGCGCAGGACCGTCGTTAAGACAG TGTTCTCGGCGGAGAAGGTGCCCCCTGGGCTCGATGCCATCGTGGTGGGCAGCGGCATCGGTGGCCTGGCGGCCGCGGcgctgctggccaaggccgGCTGGCGCgtgctggtgctggagcagcacGGCAAACTGGGGGGCTGCTGCCACACCTTCACCGAGAAGGGCTTCGAGTTTGACACCG GGATCCACTATGTGGGGCAGATGCAGGAGGGCTCCCTGATGCGGTTCCTGGTGGACCAGCTGACGGATGGGCAGCTGGAGtgggccccgctcccggccaTCTACGACGCCGTGGTTTTGGGGGAcccccaggctgctggcaggaccTTCCACATCCATTCTGGGAAGAGGGAATATTTCCGGAGGCTGAAGGAGCAGTTCCCTGGGGAGGCGGCGGCCATCGATGAGTTCCAGCGGCTGCTGAAG agcaccGGCCGTGGGGTTGTGCTGCTGGGGATCCTGAAGATGCTCCCGAGGTTCCTGGCCGGGCTCCTGATCcgctccaggctgctcccacgcctctgctccttctgccagctggccTCACGCAGCCTCAAGGAGGTGGTGGATGGTCTCACCCCCAACCCTGAGCTCCGGGCTGTCCTCAGCTACATCTTCCCCACCTATG GTGTGCTCCCCTCCAAGGCCAGCTTCTCCATGCACAGCATCCTGGTGAACCACTTCCTCCACGGCGCCTGGTACCCCAAGGGCGGGGCGGGGGAGATCGCCTTCCACACCATCCCGGTGATCCGCAAGGCTGGAGGCGACGTCTTTGGGAAGGCGCCGGTGCAGAGGATCCTGCTGGACGCGCAGGGCAGAGCCTGCG GTGTGAGTGTCAAAAAAGGCCAAGATTCGGTGGATATCTTGGCTCCCGTGATCATTTCGGACGCCGGGATCTTCAACACCTACGAGAGGCTGCTGCCGGCGGAGGCGCGGGCTCTGCCGG AGATCCAGGCCCAGCTCCGCATGGTGAGCCATGGTGAGGGGGGTTTCACCGTCTTCGTCGGCCTCAGCGGCTCGAGGgaagagctggggctggagcccaCCAACTACTTCATGTTCCCAGGGAACGACTTGGATGGAAT GATGAAGCGCTACCTGGCTTCATCCAGAGAAGAAGCTGCCAACAACATCCCTTTGCTCTTTGTCACCTCGCCATCAGCCAAGGACCCCACCTGGGAAATGAGGCACCCAG GTAAATCCACACTGGCCATCGTCACCTTCGCCAGGTACGAGTGGTTCGAGGAGTGGAAGGACAAGCAGGTCCACAAGCGGGGGGATGACTATGAGGACCTGAAGAAGACTTTTGTGGATGCCATCATGCAGACTGTCTCCAAGCTCTACCCTCGCATCGAGGGCCGG GGCAGGATTTGTGCCTGGGGGGTTTCATGGGAGCCCTGCAAGGAGCCATCATCTGCGCCAGCACCATCCTCAAGCGCAACCTCTACGCGGACGTGGCGTGGCTGA
- the RETSAT gene encoding all-trans-retinol 13,14-reductase isoform X1, whose amino-acid sequence MWLQALFFLVPLLLLLLLLLSRMLPRVSGSRNPFATDSRRPPAPLVTDKAVRRTVVKTVFSAEKVPPGLDAIVVGSGIGGLAAAALLAKAGWRVLVLEQHGKLGGCCHTFTEKGFEFDTGIHYVGQMQEGSLMRFLVDQLTDGQLEWAPLPAIYDAVVLGDPQAAGRTFHIHSGKREYFRRLKEQFPGEAAAIDEFQRLLKSTGRGVVLLGILKMLPRFLAGLLIRSRLLPRLCSFCQLASRSLKEVVDGLTPNPELRAVLSYIFPTYGVLPSKASFSMHSILVNHFLHGAWYPKGGAGEIAFHTIPVIRKAGGDVFGKAPVQRILLDAQGRACGVSVKKGQDSVDILAPVIISDAGIFNTYERLLPAEARALPEIQAQLRMVSHGEGGFTVFVGLSGSREELGLEPTNYFMFPGNDLDGMMKRYLASSREEAANNIPLLFVTSPSAKDPTWEMRHPGKSTLAIVTFARYEWFEEWKDKQVHKRGDDYEDLKKTFVDAIMQTVSKLYPRIEGRIEYLSGGTPLTNQHYIASPHGELYGTDHGIARLQAEAIATVRADTAVPSLYLTGQDLCLGGFMGALQGAIICASTILKRNLYADVAWLKMRLQATSSKKGD is encoded by the exons ATGTGGCTGCAGGCGCTGTTCTTCCTcgtcccccttctcctcctcctcctcctcctcctctcccgcATGCTCCCCCGGGTCTCGGGCAGCCGCAACCCCTTCGCCACCGAcagccgccgcccgcccgccccgctgGTCACCGACAAGGCTGTGCGCAGGACCGTCGTTAAGACAG TGTTCTCGGCGGAGAAGGTGCCCCCTGGGCTCGATGCCATCGTGGTGGGCAGCGGCATCGGTGGCCTGGCGGCCGCGGcgctgctggccaaggccgGCTGGCGCgtgctggtgctggagcagcacGGCAAACTGGGGGGCTGCTGCCACACCTTCACCGAGAAGGGCTTCGAGTTTGACACCG GGATCCACTATGTGGGGCAGATGCAGGAGGGCTCCCTGATGCGGTTCCTGGTGGACCAGCTGACGGATGGGCAGCTGGAGtgggccccgctcccggccaTCTACGACGCCGTGGTTTTGGGGGAcccccaggctgctggcaggaccTTCCACATCCATTCTGGGAAGAGGGAATATTTCCGGAGGCTGAAGGAGCAGTTCCCTGGGGAGGCGGCGGCCATCGATGAGTTCCAGCGGCTGCTGAAG agcaccGGCCGTGGGGTTGTGCTGCTGGGGATCCTGAAGATGCTCCCGAGGTTCCTGGCCGGGCTCCTGATCcgctccaggctgctcccacgcctctgctccttctgccagctggccTCACGCAGCCTCAAGGAGGTGGTGGATGGTCTCACCCCCAACCCTGAGCTCCGGGCTGTCCTCAGCTACATCTTCCCCACCTATG GTGTGCTCCCCTCCAAGGCCAGCTTCTCCATGCACAGCATCCTGGTGAACCACTTCCTCCACGGCGCCTGGTACCCCAAGGGCGGGGCGGGGGAGATCGCCTTCCACACCATCCCGGTGATCCGCAAGGCTGGAGGCGACGTCTTTGGGAAGGCGCCGGTGCAGAGGATCCTGCTGGACGCGCAGGGCAGAGCCTGCG GTGTGAGTGTCAAAAAAGGCCAAGATTCGGTGGATATCTTGGCTCCCGTGATCATTTCGGACGCCGGGATCTTCAACACCTACGAGAGGCTGCTGCCGGCGGAGGCGCGGGCTCTGCCGG AGATCCAGGCCCAGCTCCGCATGGTGAGCCATGGTGAGGGGGGTTTCACCGTCTTCGTCGGCCTCAGCGGCTCGAGGgaagagctggggctggagcccaCCAACTACTTCATGTTCCCAGGGAACGACTTGGATGGAAT GATGAAGCGCTACCTGGCTTCATCCAGAGAAGAAGCTGCCAACAACATCCCTTTGCTCTTTGTCACCTCGCCATCAGCCAAGGACCCCACCTGGGAAATGAGGCACCCAG GTAAATCCACACTGGCCATCGTCACCTTCGCCAGGTACGAGTGGTTCGAGGAGTGGAAGGACAAGCAGGTCCACAAGCGGGGGGATGACTATGAGGACCTGAAGAAGACTTTTGTGGATGCCATCATGCAGACTGTCTCCAAGCTCTACCCTCGCATCGAGGGCCGG ATCGAGTACCTCTCGGGTGGCACTCCCCTCACCAACCAGCACTACATCGCCAGTCCCCACGGGGAGCTCTACGGCACCGACCACGGCATCGCCCGCCTGCAGGCCGAGGCCATTGCCACCGTGCGGGCAGACACGGCCGTGCCCAGCCTCTACCTGACAG GGCAGGATTTGTGCCTGGGGGGTTTCATGGGAGCCCTGCAAGGAGCCATCATCTGCGCCAGCACCATCCTCAAGCGCAACCTCTACGCGGACGTGGCGTGGCTGAAGATGCGCCTGCAGGCCACCAGCTCCAAGAAGGGAGACTAA